One part of the Streptomyces sp. NBC_00286 genome encodes these proteins:
- a CDS encoding L,D-transpeptidase, whose translation MTVQDSRRGHMEPAERRPRRRRLGFAALALAGVVTLAACSQAANGASKESPASDSKPGSEVDADSGKNGPAAVTVSPATDGKDVIPGEPLTVKPSDGKLASVAVTAGDGKTLDGSLSSDGTSWTSSHATGYGTTYTLKAQLAASDGKKTTRTSSFTTLSKDEIFVGTYNVNKGATVGVALPVSIVFNKAIHDKAAVERKLSVTSSPAVEGAWSWMKDRDGKDRVDYRPKEYWKPGTKVKLRMDLAGVKNGDLVGTQKREIDFTIGKSVVSTVDVVKKTMTVAENGKVVKTLPVSTGKETFETWNGTMVVLSKVPTIRMNSATVGIFGPEAYDLGAVKWDVQLTPSGTYAHAAPWNEGKFGKVNASHGCIGLSTANAKWFYDRVNYGDPVTVVKSTDTVAVNNGYGAWNVDWESWKKGSALA comes from the coding sequence ATGACTGTGCAAGACAGCCGACGGGGGCACATGGAGCCCGCAGAGCGACGGCCTCGGCGCAGGCGGCTGGGATTCGCGGCACTCGCCCTGGCCGGGGTCGTGACTCTGGCCGCCTGCAGTCAGGCCGCCAATGGCGCCTCGAAGGAATCGCCGGCCTCGGATTCGAAGCCCGGGTCAGAGGTGGACGCGGATTCCGGCAAGAACGGGCCGGCCGCCGTCACGGTCTCTCCTGCCACCGACGGCAAGGACGTGATACCCGGTGAGCCTCTCACGGTGAAGCCGAGCGACGGGAAGCTGGCGTCGGTCGCGGTCACGGCCGGCGACGGAAAGACACTCGACGGCTCACTGTCCTCCGACGGCACCTCCTGGACCTCGTCCCACGCCACCGGATACGGCACCACCTACACGCTCAAGGCCCAACTCGCCGCGTCTGATGGCAAGAAGACGACCCGCACCAGCAGCTTCACAACGCTCAGCAAGGACGAGATCTTCGTCGGCACCTACAACGTCAACAAGGGCGCCACCGTCGGCGTCGCCCTTCCGGTGTCGATCGTCTTCAACAAGGCGATCCACGACAAGGCGGCAGTGGAGCGCAAGCTCAGTGTCACCTCTTCCCCGGCCGTCGAGGGCGCGTGGAGCTGGATGAAGGATCGGGACGGCAAGGACCGCGTCGACTACCGGCCCAAGGAGTATTGGAAGCCCGGCACCAAGGTGAAGCTGCGGATGGACCTGGCCGGAGTGAAGAACGGCGACCTGGTCGGCACGCAGAAGCGCGAGATCGACTTCACCATCGGCAAGTCGGTCGTCAGCACGGTGGACGTGGTCAAGAAGACGATGACCGTGGCCGAGAACGGCAAGGTCGTCAAAACCCTTCCGGTCTCCACGGGCAAGGAGACCTTCGAGACGTGGAACGGCACCATGGTGGTGCTGAGCAAGGTCCCGACGATCCGGATGAACTCCGCCACGGTCGGCATCTTCGGCCCCGAGGCGTATGACCTCGGCGCCGTCAAGTGGGACGTCCAGCTCACCCCCTCGGGCACCTACGCCCACGCCGCCCCGTGGAACGAGGGCAAGTTCGGCAAGGTCAACGCCAGCCACGGCTGCATCGGCCTGAGCACCGCCAACGCCAAGTGGTTCTACGACCGGGTGAACTACGGCGATCCCGTGACCGTCGTCAAGTCCACGGACACCGTGGCCGTGAACAACGGCTACGGCGCCTGGAACGTCGACTGGGAGTCCTGGAAGAAGGGCAGCGCACTGGCCTGA
- a CDS encoding metal-sensitive transcriptional regulator, with protein MAGHKKHKDDVLVRLRRIEGQVRGLQRLVEQDTYCIDVLTQVSATTRALQSFALQMLDEHMATCVSDAVEKGGEDKALKLKEASDAIARLVRS; from the coding sequence ATGGCCGGTCACAAGAAGCACAAGGACGACGTGCTCGTGCGGCTGCGCCGCATCGAGGGCCAGGTGCGCGGTCTTCAGCGCCTCGTCGAGCAGGACACGTACTGCATCGACGTCCTTACCCAGGTCTCGGCCACCACCCGCGCCCTGCAGTCCTTCGCCCTTCAGATGCTCGACGAACACATGGCGACGTGCGTGAGTGACGCTGTGGAAAAGGGCGGCGAGGACAAGGCTCTGAAGCTCAAGGAGGCGTCCGATGCCATCGCCCGGCTGGTTCGTTCCTGA
- a CDS encoding TetR/AcrR family transcriptional regulator — MSSETVKPPPSGPRAQAKRQAIVRAARELFLREGFGVGMDAIAAEAGVSKVTVYNHFGSKEALFTAVITSALDEPLAGASPAALEGLAEAEDLRAALIDAARVWVHAVRANREVAALRNLVAAELHRFPELAEAWKARGPEAHHPAVAGALHTLADQGRLVIPDTETAIIQLYALLVFPHMVFGSYGTHIDDDLTDRLITSGVDMFLDHYGPHQT; from the coding sequence ATGAGTAGCGAGACCGTGAAACCACCCCCGAGCGGCCCCCGCGCCCAAGCCAAACGGCAAGCCATCGTCCGGGCCGCCCGTGAACTGTTCCTGCGAGAGGGATTCGGCGTCGGCATGGACGCCATCGCCGCCGAGGCGGGCGTCTCCAAGGTGACCGTCTACAACCACTTCGGCAGCAAGGAAGCACTGTTCACCGCGGTCATCACGAGCGCGCTCGACGAACCCCTCGCCGGCGCCTCACCAGCCGCACTCGAGGGGTTGGCCGAGGCCGAGGACCTCCGCGCCGCACTCATCGACGCTGCTCGCGTCTGGGTCCACGCCGTACGTGCCAACCGCGAGGTCGCCGCCCTGCGCAACCTCGTCGCCGCCGAACTGCACCGCTTCCCCGAGCTCGCCGAGGCCTGGAAGGCCCGTGGCCCCGAAGCCCATCACCCGGCCGTTGCGGGCGCGCTGCACACCCTGGCCGACCAAGGACGGCTGGTCATCCCCGACACGGAGACCGCGATCATCCAGCTCTACGCACTCTTGGTCTTCCCCCACATGGTCTTCGGCTCCTACGGAACCCATATCGACGACGACCTCACCGACCGCCTCATCACCAGCGGCGTCGATATGTTCCTGGACCACTACGGACCGCATCAGACATAG
- a CDS encoding MFS transporter: protein MSSTTRPVPALPRSGAAPPGGRRWLTLAVLGVSLLVVGLDTTVLNVALPTLVTELGASTSQLQWIVDSYLLMAGSLVLFCGSLADRLGRKWVFMTGLALFTAASVVAAYAGSVTTLVVARGVMGVGEALIMPATLAIIGNVFPRGAQRTKAIGIWSAAVGVGTVIGPMVGGWLLGVFWWGSVFLINLPIGIAGLIAAAFLVPNSKAADARRLDPAGALLSVAAVAAVLWAVIDGPDRGWTSPAVLAAFAAGAVLAGAFIAWQRRGASPMLPLRIFRHRALAVGDVLILLGAFALIGTLFVVVQYFQFVLGYSAAQTGLRLGPVALALLIAGPLAGVLAPRIGMRAVSTAGLALLLGSSAVLATTGTGDGYGRALLAMLLLGAGAGFVITSTSDAIVGSLPEADLGVGSATNSASIQLGAAAGVAVAGSLLSDRYRSGLAEDAHSAALPPELLASTKESVGTALAVAEKLPGEAGAAFADAARRAFTDGMGPAMAAAVGVTAVGIAVALAFAPSRPTDSATDRRTNSKESS from the coding sequence GTGTCTTCGACCACTCGTCCGGTGCCCGCACTACCGCGGTCCGGAGCCGCGCCGCCCGGCGGCAGGCGATGGCTGACCCTCGCCGTGCTCGGTGTGAGCCTGCTGGTAGTCGGTCTCGACACCACAGTGCTGAATGTCGCTCTGCCCACGCTGGTGACTGAACTGGGCGCCTCCACCAGCCAGTTGCAGTGGATCGTCGACAGCTATCTGCTGATGGCCGGCAGCCTCGTACTGTTCTGCGGCAGCCTCGCGGACCGGCTGGGCCGCAAGTGGGTGTTCATGACCGGCCTTGCACTGTTCACCGCGGCCTCCGTGGTCGCCGCGTACGCCGGGTCGGTGACGACGCTCGTCGTGGCGCGCGGTGTGATGGGCGTCGGCGAGGCGCTGATCATGCCCGCCACGCTCGCGATCATCGGGAACGTCTTCCCGCGCGGTGCCCAGCGGACCAAGGCGATAGGCATCTGGTCGGCGGCGGTCGGAGTCGGCACGGTGATCGGGCCAATGGTGGGCGGCTGGCTGCTGGGCGTCTTCTGGTGGGGCTCGGTGTTCCTGATCAACCTGCCCATCGGGATCGCCGGCCTGATAGCCGCTGCCTTCCTGGTGCCGAACTCGAAGGCGGCGGATGCCCGGAGGCTGGATCCGGCGGGGGCCCTGCTGTCGGTGGCGGCCGTCGCCGCCGTGCTGTGGGCGGTGATCGATGGCCCGGACCGGGGTTGGACCAGCCCCGCTGTGCTGGCCGCCTTCGCGGCGGGAGCGGTGCTGGCCGGTGCGTTCATCGCCTGGCAGCGGCGCGGCGCGTCACCGATGCTGCCGCTGCGGATCTTCCGGCACCGGGCCCTCGCGGTTGGCGATGTACTCATCCTGCTGGGGGCGTTCGCCCTCATCGGCACCCTGTTTGTGGTCGTGCAGTACTTCCAGTTCGTACTCGGATACAGCGCCGCGCAGACGGGTCTGCGGCTCGGTCCTGTGGCACTGGCACTGCTGATCGCGGGGCCGCTGGCCGGCGTACTGGCGCCGCGGATCGGCATGCGGGCGGTGTCGACGGCCGGGCTCGCGCTGCTGCTGGGCTCATCGGCCGTGCTCGCCACCACCGGCACCGGGGACGGCTACGGGCGGGCACTGCTGGCGATGCTGCTCCTGGGCGCGGGTGCCGGGTTCGTCATCACCTCCACCAGCGACGCCATCGTCGGATCGCTGCCGGAGGCTGATCTAGGCGTCGGCTCGGCCACCAACAGCGCGTCCATCCAACTCGGCGCGGCGGCGGGCGTGGCGGTCGCGGGCAGTCTGCTGTCCGATCGCTACCGCTCCGGCCTCGCCGAGGACGCGCACAGCGCCGCTTTGCCGCCCGAACTCCTGGCCTCCACAAAGGAATCGGTCGGGACCGCGCTCGCGGTCGCCGAGAAGTTGCCCGGTGAGGCCGGGGCCGCCTTCGCGGACGCGGCCCGCCGGGCGTTCACCGACGGCATGGGCCCTGCGATGGCTGCGGCGGTCGGCGTCACCGCGGTGGGCATCGCCGTCGCGCTCGCCTTCGCTCCCTCCCGCCCTACGGACTCTGCCACTGATCGCCGTACGAACTCCAAGGAGTCGTCATGA
- a CDS encoding MFS transporter: MTHPAPGAPHAQEDQHDHPPPDPRRWIALALICLAQFMLILDVTVVNVALPDMAADLGLGRETLTWVVTAYTLCFGGLMLLGGRLADALGARRTLLAGLALFTAASLVTGLAENAETLLGGRIAQGVGAALLSPSALSIVTTTFHGAERNKALGVWAAIGGTGAAAGVLVGGALTDGPGWEWVFYVNVPVGLLVLAAVPALVAARAPQPARLDLPGALLVTVGTGALIYGLVEAGDSGWTDPATLLPLAGAVVVYAIFAAVERVSRAPLMDLRMFTRRPVLAGAFLMLIATALLIAFFFLGSVYLQHVRGFSPLKTGLVFLPVAVATGVGAHLGSRLVGRIGSRPTAVGGMVIAAAGTIPLTQLSDTGSVYAGLLPGLVVASIGIGAVFVTATTTALAMVEHREAGLASGVVNTFHEVGGSIGVAVVSTVAASGFERGSVGGFADAFTVCAVAAAVSAAMSLGLVPRGKPQMTGGPHVH; encoded by the coding sequence ATGACCCACCCGGCCCCCGGCGCCCCGCACGCGCAGGAAGACCAACACGACCATCCGCCCCCCGACCCGCGCCGCTGGATCGCCCTGGCGCTGATCTGTCTGGCCCAGTTCATGCTGATTCTCGACGTCACCGTGGTGAACGTCGCGCTGCCCGACATGGCCGCCGATCTCGGCCTCGGCCGGGAGACTCTGACCTGGGTGGTCACCGCGTACACGCTGTGCTTCGGCGGGCTCATGCTGCTCGGCGGCCGGCTCGCAGACGCCCTTGGCGCCCGCCGCACCCTGCTCGCCGGGCTCGCCCTCTTCACCGCCGCCTCACTGGTCACCGGACTGGCCGAGAACGCCGAGACCCTGCTCGGAGGCCGGATCGCCCAGGGCGTCGGCGCCGCACTGCTCTCCCCGTCTGCGCTGTCCATCGTCACCACCACCTTCCACGGCGCGGAGCGCAACAAGGCCCTCGGCGTGTGGGCGGCCATCGGAGGCACCGGCGCGGCGGCCGGCGTACTGGTCGGCGGGGCGCTGACGGACGGGCCGGGCTGGGAGTGGGTCTTCTACGTCAACGTGCCGGTCGGCCTCCTCGTACTCGCCGCCGTTCCCGCCCTCGTAGCGGCCCGGGCTCCGCAACCCGCCCGGCTCGACCTCCCTGGCGCGCTGCTGGTCACGGTGGGCACCGGTGCGCTGATCTACGGGCTCGTCGAGGCGGGGGACTCGGGCTGGACGGACCCCGCCACGCTGCTGCCGCTGGCCGGTGCGGTGGTGGTGTACGCCATCTTCGCGGCGGTCGAACGGGTAAGCCGCGCCCCGCTGATGGACCTGCGGATGTTCACCCGGCGGCCGGTGCTCGCGGGCGCCTTCCTGATGCTGATCGCCACCGCGCTACTGATCGCCTTCTTCTTCCTCGGCTCGGTCTACCTCCAGCACGTGCGCGGCTTCAGTCCGCTCAAGACCGGACTGGTCTTCCTCCCGGTCGCCGTCGCCACCGGAGTCGGTGCCCACCTCGGCTCCCGGCTAGTCGGCAGGATCGGCAGCCGCCCGACAGCCGTCGGGGGCATGGTGATCGCGGCCGCCGGAACCATTCCGCTGACGCAGCTGTCGGATACCGGCAGCGTGTACGCCGGCCTGCTGCCGGGCTTGGTGGTCGCCTCCATCGGCATCGGCGCGGTCTTCGTCACCGCCACCACCACCGCGCTCGCCATGGTCGAGCACAGGGAGGCGGGACTCGCCTCCGGCGTCGTCAACACCTTCCACGAGGTGGGCGGCTCGATCGGCGTCGCCGTCGTGTCCACCGTCGCTGCGTCAGGCTTCGAGCGCGGCTCGGTCGGCGGTTTCGCGGACGCGTTCACCGTGTGCGCGGTGGCGGCTGCCGTGAGCGCGGCCATGTCCCTGGGGCTCGTACCGCGCGGCAAGCCGCAGATGACCGGCGGCCCTCACGTGCACTGA
- a CDS encoding proton-conducting transporter transmembrane domain-containing protein yields the protein MAQTDLKQLLAASTCAQIGFMVLAAGTDATCGGTLQLIAHAAAKSLLFLAAGAWLTALGTQRLPELLGAARHHRTVGVAFTVGALSLAGIPPPSLWAAKDVRLAGALETSPWLYGVALAAALLSTVYSAKAAWYPWQPAVPRPETRRIPGGEVAPLALLALACLALTPVAFPPLHDNVGRVLAYAGQPDPHVWEFVLSGVLALMAAAVTWTWGTRPLPLPARAKSGFADWLLFERAAHVLLVAPVMRLARAAAAFDDRVVDRAVDGSAAAAMRFARWTDGVLERAVDGTVATVAAGTRALGQWARRPQTGQLHQYLAQAVAAFTVLAVVLVLVR from the coding sequence GTGGCGCAAACCGACCTCAAGCAACTGCTCGCCGCCTCGACCTGTGCGCAGATCGGCTTCATGGTGCTGGCTGCGGGAACCGACGCGACCTGCGGCGGCACGCTGCAACTCATCGCTCACGCGGCGGCGAAGAGCCTGCTCTTCCTGGCCGCAGGGGCCTGGCTGACCGCGCTGGGCACCCAGCGACTCCCGGAACTGCTCGGCGCCGCGCGCCACCACCGGACAGTCGGTGTGGCCTTCACCGTCGGCGCGCTCTCCCTGGCCGGGATTCCGCCACCGTCGCTGTGGGCCGCCAAGGACGTCCGGCTCGCGGGAGCTCTGGAGACCAGCCCTTGGTTGTACGGTGTCGCACTCGCGGCCGCTCTGCTGTCGACGGTCTACAGCGCCAAGGCCGCCTGGTACCCGTGGCAGCCGGCGGTCCCGCGACCGGAAACGCGCCGTATCCCAGGCGGCGAGGTGGCGCCCTTGGCCCTGCTGGCCCTGGCCTGCCTCGCGCTGACACCGGTGGCCTTCCCACCGCTGCATGACAATGTCGGGCGCGTACTCGCGTACGCCGGTCAACCTGACCCGCACGTCTGGGAGTTCGTGCTGTCCGGGGTTCTCGCTCTGATGGCGGCCGCGGTCACCTGGACCTGGGGCACGCGCCCGCTGCCCTTGCCCGCACGGGCGAAGTCGGGCTTCGCGGACTGGCTGCTCTTCGAGCGTGCCGCTCATGTCCTCCTCGTCGCACCCGTGATGCGGCTCGCACGCGCCGCCGCGGCCTTCGACGATCGTGTCGTGGATCGCGCCGTCGACGGTTCGGCCGCGGCTGCCATGCGATTCGCCCGCTGGACGGACGGCGTCCTGGAGCGTGCCGTCGACGGCACGGTGGCCACGGTCGCTGCCGGTACGCGTGCGCTCGGCCAGTGGGCCCGCCGCCCGCAAACGGGCCAGCTGCACCAGTACCTCGCCCAGGCCGTCGCCGCCTTCACCGTCCTCGCCGTCGTGCTCGTCCTCGTGAGGTGA
- a CDS encoding VOC family protein: MEIDHVVLAARTKTDAEQVLSEAGLGIARGRTIPGLGLSNLVVPLQHGQVLEIHYPNGEAPAPGAPPLLEFDTEALAAHPSQPLVPMAWLVAFEDEERLRELAATNGMSVIEAPAEGLGFPPYTLAGFGANFDRRFLPCLIHWPEGPAALSAAHRRQPVGITSIDVAGPADVIEGWCGGKPNGLRTAPGTTGPLRVEIGFADGAPLTLGLAE, from the coding sequence ATGGAGATCGATCACGTCGTCCTGGCCGCCCGGACCAAGACTGACGCCGAGCAAGTGCTCAGCGAGGCCGGGTTGGGTATCGCCCGCGGTCGGACCATTCCGGGTCTTGGACTGTCCAACCTCGTGGTACCGCTGCAGCATGGCCAGGTGCTGGAGATCCACTACCCGAACGGTGAGGCTCCCGCGCCCGGCGCTCCGCCGCTGCTGGAATTCGACACGGAGGCACTCGCCGCACACCCCTCGCAGCCCCTGGTCCCGATGGCATGGCTCGTAGCGTTCGAGGACGAGGAGCGGCTGCGCGAGCTCGCCGCCACGAACGGGATGTCCGTGATCGAGGCACCCGCGGAGGGCCTGGGCTTTCCGCCGTACACGCTGGCCGGCTTCGGCGCCAACTTCGATCGGCGCTTCTTGCCCTGTCTCATCCACTGGCCGGAAGGCCCTGCTGCCCTCAGCGCCGCGCACCGCCGCCAACCGGTCGGCATCACCAGCATCGATGTGGCCGGCCCAGCCGACGTCATCGAAGGCTGGTGCGGGGGAAAGCCCAACGGCCTGCGCACCGCGCCCGGCACCACGGGTCCCCTGCGCGTCGAAATCGGCTTCGCGGACGGGGCGCCCCTCACGTTGGGCCTCGCTGAGTAG
- a CDS encoding four-helix bundle copper-binding protein: MTTTVKDMLATYPADLGEVDREKLTKCIEECIACAQACTACADACLSEGTVGELTKCIRTDMDCADICTATASVLSRHTGYDANVTRAILQACATACKACGNECSSHADMEHCRVCAEACRSCEHACNQLIQTLG; this comes from the coding sequence GTGACGACCACAGTCAAGGACATGCTCGCCACCTACCCTGCCGACCTCGGCGAGGTCGACCGCGAGAAGCTCACCAAGTGCATCGAGGAATGCATCGCCTGCGCGCAGGCATGTACGGCCTGCGCGGACGCCTGCCTGTCCGAAGGCACGGTCGGCGAACTCACCAAGTGCATTCGCACCGACATGGACTGCGCCGACATCTGCACCGCCACGGCATCCGTGCTGTCCCGCCACACCGGCTACGACGCCAACGTCACTCGCGCCATCCTCCAGGCGTGCGCGACCGCCTGCAAAGCCTGCGGCAACGAATGCTCTTCGCACGCCGACATGGAGCACTGCCGTGTCTGCGCCGAAGCGTGCCGATCCTGCGAACACGCGTGCAATCAACTCATCCAGACCCTCGGCTGA